One genomic segment of Ricinus communis isolate WT05 ecotype wild-type chromosome 5, ASM1957865v1, whole genome shotgun sequence includes these proteins:
- the LOC8266506 gene encoding coatomer subunit delta encodes MVVLAASIVSKSGKVLVSRQFVDMSRMRIEGLLAAFPKLIGTGKQHTYVETENVRYVYQPIEVLYLLLVTNKQSNILEDLDTLSRLSKLVPEYAISLDEEGICKTAFELIFAFDEVISLGHKENVTVAQVKQYCEMESHEEKLHKLVLQSKINETKDVMKRKASEIDKSKIEKNRGDKGGFMSLQSMGSGRIESKFSDMSISSNEGGFGSGSGFGLTTDVDSFSTKSKGRQPSSATAPPKGLGMKLGKTRRESQFLESLKAEGEDIVEEVQPKPGQSRSAAALAPTDPITLTVEERINVTLKRDGGLSSFDVQGQLSLQILNQEDGLIQVQIETGGNPNVLFKTHPNMNKELFANENILGLKDPNRPFPTGTGDPAGVGLLKWRMQGADESMVPLTINCWPSVSGNQTFVSIEYEASSMFDLRNVVISVPLPALREAPSVGDIDGEWRYDSRNSVLEWSILLIDNSNRSGQMEFVVPPADSSTFFPISVRFSATSTYSDLKVVNVLPLRGGPSPKFAQRTQLIAESYQIV; translated from the exons GCGATATGTTTACCAGCCAATAGAGGTTTTATACTTGCTACTTGTCACAAATAAGCAAAGCAACATCCTTGAAGATTTGGATACACTGAGCCGGCTCTCCAAGCTT GTCCCTGAATATGCTATCTCTCTTGATGAAGAGGGCATCTGCAAGACAGCTTTTGAGTTGATTTTCGCCTTTGACGAGGTAATCTCCCTTGGACACAAGGAAAATGTGACTGTTGCACAGGTTAAGCAGTATTGTGAGATGGAGAGTCATGAGGAGAAATTGCACAAGCTTGTACTTCAAAGCAAGATCAATGAAACCAAGGATGTCATGAAGCGCAAAGCTAGTGAAATTGACAAAAGCAAG ATTGAGAAAAATAGAGGTGATAAAGGAGGGTTTATGTCCTTACAGTCAATGGGCTCTGGAAGAATCGAGAGTAAATTTAGTGATATGAGCATTTCCAGCAATGAAGGTGGTTTTGGCAGTGGTTCTGGTTTTGGATTGACAACTGATGTTGACTCCTTTTCCACTAAGTCTAAAG GTCGTCAACCTTCATCTGCCACTGCACCTCCTAAAGGTCTTGGTATGAAGCTTGGTAAAACCCGAAGGGAAAGCCAGTTTTTAGAATCATTGAAAGCAGAAGGTGAAGATATTGTTGAGGAAGTGCAGCCGAAGCCAGGGCAATCCAGATCTGCTGCTGCTCTAGCACCAACTGACCCTATTACTTTAACTGTTGAGGAGAGGATCAACGTGACTCTAAAGCGGGATGGTGGACTGAGCAGCTTTGACGTTCAAGGGCAATTATCACTTCAGATTCTTAACCAAGAAGATGGATTAATCCAAGTTCAG ATTGAAACTGGAGGAAATCCAAACGTCCTTTTCAAGACACACCCAAACATGAATAAAGAATTATTTGCCAATGAAAATATTCTAGGTTTGAAGGATCCTAATAGGCCTTTTCCCACTGGAACTGGTGATCCAGCAGGTGTTGGCCTTTTGAAGTGGAGAATGCAAGGTGCCGATGAGTCTATGGTGCCATTGACAA TCAACTGCTGGCCCTCTGTTTCTGGAAATCAAACTTTTGTTAGCATTGAATATGAAGCTTCATCCATGTTTGATCTCCGAAATGTTGTCATCTCAGTACCTCTTCCAGCTCTCCGAGAAGCTCCGAGTGTTGGGGACATTGATGGAGAATGGAG GTATGACTCAAGAAATTCTGTCCTGGAGTGGTCCATTCTTCTCATTGATAACTCGAACCGCAG TGGACAAATGGAGTTCGTTGTGCCTCCAGCAGATTCATCAACATTCTTCCCTATTTCTGTTCGGTTTTCAGCCACTAGCACATACAGTGACCTAAAG GTTGTCAATGTCCTGCCTCTGAGAGGTGGACCTTCCCCGAAATTTGCACAAAGGACACAATTGATCGCAGAGAGTTACCAAATAGTCTGA